A single genomic interval of Trachemys scripta elegans isolate TJP31775 chromosome 3, CAS_Tse_1.0, whole genome shotgun sequence harbors:
- the SPRTN gene encoding sprT-like domain-containing protein Spartan isoform X2, with the protein MRQNPSQRLPVGSQKSLHSALPARAPSAAAEPARRGCSGSRSPMDGDFLLALRLQAQWEEEEKAAAACSESPPGSAAPPLSVVDEAWELLDPSPDVRGLFVQFNETLFWGKLAAVAVTWSPRMTLCAGVCSYEGRGGMCSIRLSEPLLKLRPRKDLVETLLHEMIHALLFVTNNDKDRESHGPEFCKHMCRINRLTGANVTIYHDFHDEVDSYRQHWWRCNGPCQSRKPYYGYVKRAMNRAPSARDFWWSDHQQTCGGTFSKVKEPENYSKKGKEKTQLAKLSNAEPSDTKAAAKVCLPHECVRIWGILPQNLAPACCEITG; encoded by the exons ATGCGCCAGAATCCGAGTCAACGGTTGCCGGTTGGGAGCCAGAAGAGCTTGCACAGCGCACTTCCCGCTCGCGCTCCTTCGGCAGCGGCCGAGCCAGCGCGGCGGGGCTGTTCAGGGAGCCGCTCCCCGATGGACGGAGACTTCCTGCTGGCGCTGCGGTTACAGGCgcagtgggaggaagaggagaaagcgGCGGCGGCCTGTAGCGAGTCCCCGCCCGGCTCCGCAGCGCCGCCGCTCTCCGTGGTGGACGaggcctgggagctgctggaccCGAGCCCCGACGTACGCGGCCTCTTCGTGCAGTTCAACGAGACGCTGTTCTGGGGGAAGCTGGCGGCTGTGGCGGTGACGTGGAGCCCGCGCATGACGCT atgtgCTGGAGTGTGCAGCTATGAAGGAAGAGGTGGGATGTGTTCCATCCGCCTCAGTGAGCCACTCTTAAAGCTAAGACCAAGAAAGGATCTTGTAGAG ACACTCTTACATGAAATGATTCATGCCCTATTATTTGTCACTAACAATGACAAAGACCGTGAATCCCATGGGCCAGAGTTTTGCAAACACATGTGTCGTATCAATCGCTTGACTGGAGCCAATGTTACA ATTTATCACGACTTTCATGATGAGGTGGATTCATATCGCCAACATTGGTGGCGATGTAATGGCCCATGTCAGAGTAGAAAACCTTATTATGGATATGTGAAACGTGCAATGAATAGGGCACCCTCTGCACGAGACTTCTGGTGGTCTGACCATCAACAGACCTGTGGAGGCACATTCTCAAAAGTAAAGGAGCCAGAGAACTATTCTAAAAAAGGCAAGGAGAAAACCCAGCTAGCCAAGCTTTCAAATGCTGAGCCATCTGATACCAAAG ctGCTGCAAAAGTTTGTCTGCCACACGAGTGTGTCAGAATTTGGGGGATCTTACCACAGAACTTAGCTCCAGCCTGCTGTGAAATAACAGGCTAG
- the SPRTN gene encoding sprT-like domain-containing protein Spartan isoform X1 produces the protein MRQNPSQRLPVGSQKSLHSALPARAPSAAAEPARRGCSGSRSPMDGDFLLALRLQAQWEEEEKAAAACSESPPGSAAPPLSVVDEAWELLDPSPDVRGLFVQFNETLFWGKLAAVAVTWSPRMTLCAGVCSYEGRGGMCSIRLSEPLLKLRPRKDLVETLLHEMIHALLFVTNNDKDRESHGPEFCKHMCRINRLTGANVTIYHDFHDEVDSYRQHWWRCNGPCQSRKPYYGYVKRAMNRAPSARDFWWSDHQQTCGGTFSKVKEPENYSKKGKEKTQLAKLSNAEPSDTKGRIHGGDIRSLIPFSGKGYQLGGAGLWSSERHKSSNNSIKGREIPSPQRYSAAGTARSVPKNELKFEPNIFSTSISHPVFTDSSKHKNSFALNHKFPKISVANTKAYRNVDGSPVKIPPVNGGNLNQSPTNAKSVFPSFNETPKQTSFGQAETTLRSWVSSQGNSSFESDGIPQKRPKMEDKSAFVNYFIKRESTDSTFRTSTPLKSNAEPTVFSESCSSAVSPDKKVSCPVCQTEVLETKINEHLDSCLA, from the exons ATGCGCCAGAATCCGAGTCAACGGTTGCCGGTTGGGAGCCAGAAGAGCTTGCACAGCGCACTTCCCGCTCGCGCTCCTTCGGCAGCGGCCGAGCCAGCGCGGCGGGGCTGTTCAGGGAGCCGCTCCCCGATGGACGGAGACTTCCTGCTGGCGCTGCGGTTACAGGCgcagtgggaggaagaggagaaagcgGCGGCGGCCTGTAGCGAGTCCCCGCCCGGCTCCGCAGCGCCGCCGCTCTCCGTGGTGGACGaggcctgggagctgctggaccCGAGCCCCGACGTACGCGGCCTCTTCGTGCAGTTCAACGAGACGCTGTTCTGGGGGAAGCTGGCGGCTGTGGCGGTGACGTGGAGCCCGCGCATGACGCT atgtgCTGGAGTGTGCAGCTATGAAGGAAGAGGTGGGATGTGTTCCATCCGCCTCAGTGAGCCACTCTTAAAGCTAAGACCAAGAAAGGATCTTGTAGAG ACACTCTTACATGAAATGATTCATGCCCTATTATTTGTCACTAACAATGACAAAGACCGTGAATCCCATGGGCCAGAGTTTTGCAAACACATGTGTCGTATCAATCGCTTGACTGGAGCCAATGTTACA ATTTATCACGACTTTCATGATGAGGTGGATTCATATCGCCAACATTGGTGGCGATGTAATGGCCCATGTCAGAGTAGAAAACCTTATTATGGATATGTGAAACGTGCAATGAATAGGGCACCCTCTGCACGAGACTTCTGGTGGTCTGACCATCAACAGACCTGTGGAGGCACATTCTCAAAAGTAAAGGAGCCAGAGAACTATTCTAAAAAAGGCAAGGAGAAAACCCAGCTAGCCAAGCTTTCAAATGCTGAGCCATCTGATACCAAAG GAAGGATACATGGAGGTGATATACGAAGCCTAATTCCTTTTAGTGGAAAAGGATATCAGCTTGGAGGAGCAGGCCTTTGGTCCTCCGAGAGACACAAAAGTTCCAACAACAGTATTAAGGGCAGAGAAATACCCAGTCCACAACGTTATTCAGCAGCTGGAACTGCAAGATCAGTTCCTAAAAATGAACTAAAATTTGAACCAAACATATTCAGTACCAGCATTTCCCATCCAGTTTTTACTGATAGCTCCAAGCATAAAAACAGCTTTGCTTTGAACCACAAGTTTCCTAAAATATCTGTTGCTAATACAAAAGCTTACAGGAATGTTGATGGGTCGCCTGTTAAAATTCCTCCTGTTAATGGAGGAAATTTGAACCAAAGTCCTACAAACGCTAAGTCGGTTTTTCCATCTTTTAATGAGACACCAAAACAAACTTCCTTTGGACAAGCTGAGACAACTCTAAGATCCTGGGTTTCATCCCAGGGAAATAGCAGCTTTGAAAGTGATGGTATACCACAGAAACGGCCAAAAATGGAAGACAAATCTGCCTTTGTAAACTACTTTATAAAGAGAGAGAGTACTGATAGCACTTTTAGAACTAGCACTCCTCTAAAAAGCAATGCTGAACCAACAGTGTTCTCTGAAAGTTGTAGTTCTGCTGTTAGTCCGGATAAAAAAGTTAGTTGTCCTGTTTGCCAGACCGAGGTTTTAGaaaccaaaataaatgaacatcTAGACTCTTGTCTTGCATAA
- the EXOC8 gene encoding exocyst complex component 8, with protein sequence MALPLGEGVGGSRLRRQLESGGFAAGEYVKQLSQQSDGDRDLQEHRQRIQALSEETAQSLKRNVYQNYRQFIETAREISYLESEMYQLSHILTEQKGIMEAVTQALLLQADRDDPALGARRAAADPHSNPFLPLSAKEAAASEEGRQRTLTTLLEKVEGCRDLLPESPGKYLVYNGDLVEYDADHMAQIQRVHAFLMNDCLLVATWLPNRRGAYRYDALYPLEGLAVINVKDNPPMKDMFKLLMFPESRIFQAENAKIKKEWLEVLEETKRNRALSEKLRLEQEAPPRAAPPPPETANPFDQEDEKEPPPEEETVDLSLEWIQELPEDLDVCIAQRDFEGAVDLLDKLNEYLGYKAVSQPVRDLRAKVEERVRQLTDVLVFELSPDRSLRGGPRATRRAVSQLIRLGQSTKACELFLKNRAAAVHTAIRQLRIEGATLLYIHKLCHVFFTSLLETAREFETDFAGNSGCYSAFIVWARSAMRMFVDAFSKQVFDSKESLSTAAECVKVAKEHCKQLSEIGLDLTFIIHALLVKDIKGALQSYKDIIIEATKHRNSEEMWRRMNLMTPEALGKLREEMRSCGMSSFDQYTGDDCWVNLSYTVVAFTKQTMAFLEEALKLYFPELHMVLLESLVEIILVAVQHVDYSLRCEQDPEKKAFIRQNASFLYETVLPVVEKRFEEGVGKPAKQLQELRNASRLIRVNPESTTSVV encoded by the exons ATGGCGCTGCCGTTGGGTGAGGGGGTGGGCGGGAGCCGGCTGCGGCGGCAGCTGGAGTCGGGGGGCTTCGCGGCGGGCGAGTACGTGAAGCAGCTGTCGCAGCAGTCGGACGGGGACCGGGACCTGCAGGAGCACCGGCAGCGCATCCAGGCGCTGAGCGAGGAGACGGCGCAGAGCCTCAAGCGCAACGTCTACCAGAACTACCGCCAGTTCATCGAGACGGCGCGCGAGATCAGCTACCTGGAGAGCGAGATGTACCAGCTCAGCCACATCCTCACCGAGCAGAAGGGCATCATGGAGGCCGTCACCCAGGCCCTGCTGCTGCAGGCCGACCGCGACGACCCCGCCCTGGGCGCCCGCCGCGCCGCCGCCGACCCCCACAGcaaccccttccttcccctctcggCCAAGGAGGCCGCCGCCAGCGAGGAGGGGCGGCAGCGTACGCTCACCACCCtgctggagaaggtggagggCTGCCGGGACCTGCTCCCCGAGAGCCCCGGCAAGTACCTCGTCTACAACGGGGACCTGGTGGAGTATGACGCCGACCACATGGCGCAGATCCAGCGGGTGCACGCCTTCCTCATGAACGACTGCCTGCTGGTGGCCACCTGGCTGCCCAACCGGCGTGGCGCCTACCGCTACGATGCCCTCTACCCCCTGGAAGGGTTGGCTGTGATCAATGTCAAGGACAATCCGCCCATGAAGGACATGTTCAAGCTGCTCATGTTTCCCGAGAGCCGCATATTCCAGGCCGAGAATGCCAAGATCAAGAAGGAGTGGCTGGAGGTGCTGGAGGAGACCAAGCGGAACCGCGCCCTCAGTGAGAAGCTGAGGTTGGAGCAGGAGGCCCCGCCACGGGCTGCTCCCCCACCTCCTGAGACCGCCAATCCCTTTGACCAAGAAGATGAAAAGGAACCCCCACCTGAGGAAGAGACAGTAGATTTGTCCCTGGAGTGGATCCAGGAGTTGCCTGAAGACCTAGATGTCTGCATTGCCCAGAGAGATTTTGAGGGGGCAGTGGACCTGTTGGATAAGTTGAATGAGTATTTGGGATACAAGGCCGTGAGCCAGCCAGTGAGGGATCTTCGAGCCAAGGTAGAAGAGCGAGTCAGGCAGCTCACTGACGTGCTGGTGTTTGAGCTATCTCCAGATCGGTCATTACGAGGTGGTCCTAGGGCCACTCGCCGGGCTGTGTCCCAGCTCATTCGCTTGGGCCAGTCCACCAAGGCATGTGAGCTTTTCTTGAAGAACAGGGCAGCTGCGGTACACACAGCCATCCGTCAACTGCGCATTGAGGGTGCCACTCTGCTATACATCCACAAGCTTTGCCATGTCTTTTTTACCAGCCTGCTAGAGACTGCCAGGGAGTTTGAGACAGACTTTGCTGGCAACAGTGGCTGCTACTCTGCCTTCATTGTGTGGGCCCGCTCGGCTATGAGGATGTTTGTAGATGCTTTTAGCAAGCAAGTATTCGACAGTAAAGAGAGCTTGTCCACTGCTGCTGAATGTGTGAAG GTAGCGAAGGAGCACTGCAAGCAGCTCAGCGAGATTGGGCTGGACCTCACTTTCATCATTCATGCCCTGTTGGTGAAGGATATCAAAGGAGCTTTGCAGAGCTACAAGGATATCATCATTGAAGCCACCAAGCATCGCAACTCTGAAGAGATGTGGAGAAGGATGAACCTGATGACCCCAGAGGCTCTGGGGAAACTCAGAGAGGAGATGAGGAGCTGTGGGATGAGCAGTTTTGACCAATACACTGGTGATGACTGCTGGGTGAACCTTAGCTACACTGTGGTGGCTTTTACCAAGCAGACTATGGCCTTCTTGGAGGAAGCACTCAAGCTGTATTTTCCAGAGCTGCACATGGTTCTACTGGAAAGCCTAGTGGAGATCATCCTTGTGGCTGTCCAGCATGTCGATTACAGTTTACGGTGTGAACAGGACCCTGAGAAGAAAGCATTCATCAGGCAGAATGCATCTTTTCTTTATGAAACTGTCCTTCCTGTTGTGGAGAAAAGgtttgaggaaggggttggaaagCCAGCTAAACAACTACAGGAGCTGAGAAATGCTTCAAGACTGATACGTGTAAATCCTGAAAGTACAACTTCTGTAGTATAA